One segment of Streptomyces sp. YIM 121038 DNA contains the following:
- the rimO gene encoding 30S ribosomal protein S12 methylthiotransferase RimO: protein MPERRTVALVTLGCARNEVDSEELAGRLEADGWALVEDAEEADVAVVNTCGFVEAAKKDSVDALLEANDLKGHGRTQAVVAVGCMAERYGKELAEALPEADGVLGFDDYADISNRLQVILGGGSVEAHTPRDRRKLLPISPAERQEAGAEVALPGHAPVDLPDGLAPASGPRAPLRRRLGTSPVASVKLASGCDRRCSFCAIPSFRGSFISRRPSDVLGETRWLAEQGVKEIMLVSENNTSYGKDLGDIRLLETLLPELAAVDGIERVRVSYLQPAEMRPGLIDVLTSTEKVVPYFDLSFQHSAPGVLRAMRRFGDTDRFLELLDTIRSKAPQAGVRSNFIVGFPGESEADVAELERFLTGARLDAIGVFGYSDEEGTEAATYEHKLDQDVVDERLARVARLAEELTSQRAEERVGERVEVLIEAVDDEEGAIGRAAHQAPETDGQIRFVDSAPGDGLEIGRMVVAKVVGTEGVDLLAERCEVLEASDRPHGAGEGTGR, encoded by the coding sequence GTGGACTCGGAGGAGCTCGCAGGCCGCTTGGAGGCGGACGGCTGGGCCCTCGTGGAGGACGCCGAGGAAGCGGATGTCGCCGTCGTCAACACCTGCGGCTTCGTCGAAGCCGCCAAGAAGGACTCCGTCGACGCCCTGCTCGAAGCCAATGACCTGAAGGGCCACGGCCGCACCCAGGCCGTCGTGGCCGTCGGCTGCATGGCCGAGCGCTACGGCAAGGAGCTGGCCGAAGCGCTGCCCGAAGCCGACGGCGTCCTCGGCTTCGACGACTACGCCGACATCTCCAACCGCCTCCAGGTCATCCTCGGCGGCGGCAGTGTCGAGGCGCACACTCCGCGTGACCGCCGCAAGCTCCTGCCGATCAGCCCGGCCGAGCGCCAGGAGGCCGGCGCGGAGGTCGCCCTGCCCGGGCACGCCCCGGTCGACCTGCCGGACGGCCTCGCGCCCGCGTCCGGGCCGCGCGCGCCGCTGCGCCGCCGCCTCGGCACGAGCCCCGTGGCCTCCGTGAAGCTGGCCTCCGGCTGCGACCGCAGATGCTCGTTCTGCGCCATCCCGTCCTTCCGCGGCTCGTTCATCTCGCGCCGCCCCTCGGACGTGCTCGGCGAGACGCGCTGGCTCGCCGAGCAGGGCGTGAAGGAGATCATGCTGGTCTCCGAGAACAACACCTCGTACGGCAAGGACCTCGGCGACATCCGCCTCCTGGAGACGCTGCTGCCCGAGCTCGCGGCCGTCGACGGCATCGAGCGGGTGCGGGTGAGCTACCTCCAACCCGCCGAGATGCGCCCCGGCCTGATCGACGTCCTGACGTCGACGGAGAAGGTCGTGCCGTACTTCGACCTGTCCTTCCAGCACTCCGCGCCCGGCGTCCTGCGGGCCATGCGGCGCTTCGGCGACACCGACCGCTTCCTGGAGCTGCTCGACACGATCCGGAGCAAGGCGCCGCAGGCCGGTGTGCGCTCCAACTTCATCGTGGGTTTCCCCGGCGAGTCCGAGGCCGACGTGGCGGAGCTCGAGCGCTTCCTCACCGGCGCCCGCCTGGACGCCATCGGCGTCTTCGGCTACTCCGACGAGGAGGGCACCGAGGCGGCGACCTACGAGCACAAGCTCGACCAGGACGTCGTCGACGAGCGGCTCGCGCGCGTGGCGCGCCTCGCCGAGGAGCTGACGTCCCAGCGCGCGGAGGAGCGCGTCGGCGAGCGCGTCGAGGTCCTCATCGAGGCCGTCGACGACGAGGAGGGCGCCATCGGCCGGGCCGCGCACCAGGCCCCCGAGACCGACGGACAGATCCGTTTCGTGGACTCCGCCCCTGGGGACGGCCTGGAGATCGGCCGTATGGTCGTGGCAAAGGTCGTCGGCACGGAGGGCGTGGATCTGTTGGCTGAGCGGTGCGAGGTCCTGGAGGCTTCCGACCGACCCCATGGAGCCGGTGAAGGGACGGGCAGATGA
- the pgsA gene encoding CDP-diacylglycerol--glycerol-3-phosphate 3-phosphatidyltransferase yields MTQVPASAAGGSGAPGAKPVRGGKLGAAAMDQASLWNVANLLTMIRLLLVPGFVMLLLANGGYDPAWRSFAWAAFAIAMITDLFDGHLARTYNLVTDFGKIADPIADKAIMGAALICLSWLGDLPWWVTLVILGRELGITLLRFWVIRYGVIPASRGGKMKTLAQGTAVGMYVLALTGPLATLRFWVMAVAVVLTVVTGLDYVKQAVVLRRRGMAEAAVAPGTAGTSEAVVAAEAYEVSEVAAAPQGAAAPQGSDGSDVAETSEAGEPGAAK; encoded by the coding sequence ATGACCCAGGTCCCGGCATCCGCGGCGGGCGGCTCCGGCGCGCCCGGCGCGAAGCCGGTGCGCGGCGGGAAGCTCGGCGCCGCCGCGATGGACCAGGCCAGTCTGTGGAACGTCGCGAACCTGCTGACCATGATCCGGCTGCTGCTCGTGCCCGGATTCGTGATGCTGCTGCTCGCCAACGGCGGATACGACCCGGCGTGGCGCTCCTTCGCCTGGGCCGCCTTCGCCATCGCCATGATCACGGACCTGTTCGACGGGCATCTGGCGCGTACGTACAACCTGGTCACGGACTTCGGCAAGATCGCCGACCCCATCGCGGACAAGGCGATCATGGGCGCCGCCCTGATCTGTCTGTCCTGGCTCGGGGACCTGCCGTGGTGGGTGACCCTCGTGATCCTCGGACGCGAGCTGGGGATCACGCTGCTGCGGTTCTGGGTGATCCGCTACGGCGTCATTCCGGCCAGCCGCGGCGGCAAGATGAAGACGCTGGCCCAGGGCACGGCCGTCGGGATGTACGTCCTGGCGCTGACCGGGCCGCTGGCCACGCTGCGGTTCTGGGTGATGGCGGTGGCCGTCGTGCTGACCGTGGTGACCGGGCTCGACTATGTGAAACAGGCCGTGGTGCTGCGGCGGCGGGGCATGGCCGAGGCTGCTGTCGCGCCTGGGACTGCTGGGACGTCTGAGGCTGTTGTGGCAGCTGAGGCTTACGAGGTCTCCGAGGTCGCTGCGGCCCCCCAGGGCGCCGCGGCCCCTCAGGGCTCCGACGGCTCTGATGTCGCCGAGACCTCCGAGGCAGGGGAGCCGGGGGCGGCCAAGTGA
- a CDS encoding CinA family protein, whose amino-acid sequence MLRLLGERGETLGVAESLTGGLVAAEVTAVPGASRVFRGSVTAYATELKREVLGVDGDLLAARGAVDAEVALQMAAGVRRLLGTDWGIATTGVAGPEAQDGQPVGTVHVAVSAGAGGAAGSAEVVPGVADAGSPLRSEGKVATLRLNGNRTEIRMESVRGVLCLLLEQLSGERAGNERAQDTEQNGGT is encoded by the coding sequence GTGCTGCGGCTGCTCGGCGAGCGGGGTGAGACCCTGGGTGTCGCCGAGTCGCTGACCGGGGGCCTCGTGGCCGCCGAGGTGACGGCCGTACCGGGGGCCTCACGGGTCTTCCGGGGGTCCGTGACCGCGTACGCGACGGAGCTCAAGCGGGAGGTCCTCGGGGTCGACGGCGACCTGCTCGCCGCCCGCGGGGCCGTGGACGCCGAGGTCGCCCTCCAGATGGCGGCCGGGGTGCGGCGGCTCCTCGGGACGGACTGGGGGATCGCGACGACGGGCGTCGCCGGGCCCGAGGCACAGGACGGGCAGCCGGTGGGGACGGTTCACGTGGCGGTTTCCGCAGGTGCGGGAGGCGCGGCCGGTTCTGCCGAGGTCGTTCCCGGCGTTGCGGATGCTGGTTCCCCGCTTCGCTCTGAGGGGAAAGTAGCGACTCTGCGGTTGAACGGAAACCGTACGGAAATCCGTATGGAGAGCGTCCGCGGCGTGCTATGCCTGCTCCTAGAGCAGCTCTCCGGCGAACGCGCCGGGAACGAGCGCGCACAGGATACGGAACAGAACGGGGGGACTTGA
- a CDS encoding helix-turn-helix transcriptional regulator, whose amino-acid sequence MILLRRLLGDVLRRQRQRQGRTLREVSSSARVSLGYLSEVERGQKEASSELLSAICDALDVRMSELMREVSDELSLAELAESAAATEPVRAPVRPMLNSVSVTGVPPERVTIKAPAEAVDVVAA is encoded by the coding sequence ATGATTCTGCTCCGTCGCCTGCTGGGTGACGTGCTGCGTCGGCAGCGCCAGCGCCAGGGCCGTACTCTGCGCGAAGTCTCCTCGTCCGCCCGAGTCTCACTCGGCTATCTCTCCGAGGTGGAGCGGGGGCAGAAGGAGGCTTCCTCCGAGCTGCTTTCCGCGATCTGCGACGCGCTTGACGTACGGATGTCCGAGCTCATGCGAGAAGTGAGCGACGAGCTCTCGCTCGCCGAGCTGGCCGAGTCGGCAGCGGCCACGGAACCGGTGCGGGCACCGGTCCGCCCGATGCTCAATTCCGTCTCGGTGACCGGCGTGCCACCGGAACGGGTCACGATCAAGGCACCCGCGGAGGCGGTCGACGTCGTCGCGGCGTGA
- a CDS encoding DNA starvation/stationary phase protection protein, producing the protein MYVVKSPLPDADLKTVSEALQGALVDLVDLSLIAKQIHWNVVGPRFRSIHLQLDEVVDTARLHSDTVAERASTLGVSPDGRAATVAGSSGIGAVPEGWVKDTDAVGTLVAALGAVITRMRERVNATGDADPVSQDIFIGITADLEKHHWMFQAENG; encoded by the coding sequence ATGTACGTCGTCAAGAGTCCGCTGCCCGACGCAGATCTGAAGACGGTGTCCGAGGCCCTGCAGGGCGCGCTCGTCGACCTCGTCGACCTGTCCCTGATCGCCAAGCAGATCCACTGGAACGTGGTGGGGCCGCGCTTCCGCTCCATCCACCTCCAGCTCGACGAGGTCGTCGACACCGCACGGCTGCACTCCGACACGGTCGCGGAGCGGGCCTCGACGCTCGGCGTCTCGCCCGACGGCCGCGCGGCCACCGTGGCGGGCAGCAGCGGCATCGGCGCCGTCCCCGAAGGCTGGGTCAAGGACACGGACGCGGTGGGCACGCTCGTGGCCGCCCTCGGCGCGGTGATCACGCGGATGCGCGAGCGGGTGAACGCCACCGGCGACGCCGACCCGGTGAGCCAGGACATCTTCATCGGCATCACGGCCGACCTGGAGAAGCACCACTGGATGTTCCAGGCCGAGAACGGATAG
- a CDS encoding SDR family NAD(P)-dependent oxidoreductase, with amino-acid sequence MPLTAYDLTGRTAFVTGAASGIGRASAVLLARAGAAVHCADRDAPGLHETAALIKETGGTAHPRLLDVTDRAQVAQAVADAAAATGRVDVLAAIAGIMHSSTVLATREEDLDRVLGVNFKGVLYACRAAARVMIEAGSGGSIVTMASGAVDTGGPGLLCYGASKAAVVQLTKTLATEVGPHGIRVNAVAPGWIRTPMTDRHDAAARAHTEGLMARRSPLGRVGEPEDVAHAVLYLASDAAAFTTGQILRPNGGVAMPW; translated from the coding sequence ATGCCCCTCACGGCGTACGACCTCACCGGCCGCACCGCGTTCGTCACCGGCGCGGCGAGCGGCATCGGCCGCGCCAGTGCCGTCCTGCTCGCGCGGGCGGGAGCCGCGGTGCACTGCGCCGACCGGGACGCGCCGGGCCTGCACGAGACGGCCGCCCTCATCAAGGAGACCGGCGGCACCGCCCACCCGCGCCTCCTGGACGTCACCGACCGGGCGCAGGTGGCGCAGGCCGTGGCGGACGCGGCCGCGGCGACGGGCCGCGTCGACGTCCTGGCCGCCATCGCCGGGATCATGCACAGCAGTACGGTCCTGGCGACCCGCGAGGAGGACCTCGACCGGGTCCTGGGCGTGAACTTCAAGGGAGTCCTGTACGCCTGCCGGGCGGCGGCCCGCGTGATGATCGAGGCGGGCTCGGGCGGCAGCATCGTCACGATGGCGTCGGGCGCCGTGGACACGGGAGGCCCCGGCCTGCTCTGCTACGGCGCTTCGAAGGCCGCGGTGGTGCAGCTGACGAAGACGCTGGCCACCGAGGTCGGACCGCACGGCATCCGCGTCAACGCCGTGGCACCGGGCTGGATCCGTACGCCGATGACCGACCGCCACGACGCCGCGGCGCGGGCCCACACCGAGGGCCTCATGGCCCGGAGGTCGCCGCTCGGCCGCGTCGGCGAGCCGGAGGACGTCGCCCATGCCGTGCTGTACCTGGCCTCGGACGCGGCGGCGTTCACGACCGGCCAGATCCTCCGCCCCAACGGCGGCGTGGCGATGCCTTGGTAG
- a CDS encoding DNA-formamidopyrimidine glycosylase family protein: protein MPEGDTVHQTARRLHRALAGHTLTRSDLRVPKLATADLTGRTVLDVTPRGKHLLTRVEGGLTLHSHLRMDGSWKVYAPDERWRGGPAHQIRAILATADRTAVGYRLPVLELLRTADEQRAVGHLGPDLLGPDWDPGQALRNLLTAPERALGEALLDQRNLAGIGNIYKSELCFLLGVTPWLPIGELPADTADRLPALAKKLLEANRDRPDRTTTGVPRPGRRLYVYGRAPRPCLRCGTPVRTADQGDGSRQRPTYWCPTCQRGPAPRPGNRPTPTN, encoded by the coding sequence ATGCCCGAAGGAGACACAGTCCACCAGACGGCCCGCCGCCTCCACCGGGCCCTGGCCGGTCACACCCTCACGCGCTCCGACCTCCGCGTTCCCAAGCTGGCCACGGCCGACCTGACCGGCCGCACCGTCCTGGACGTCACCCCTCGCGGCAAGCACCTGCTCACCCGCGTGGAGGGCGGCCTCACCCTCCACTCGCACCTGCGCATGGACGGCTCGTGGAAGGTCTACGCCCCGGACGAACGCTGGCGCGGCGGACCCGCCCACCAGATCCGGGCCATCCTCGCCACCGCCGACCGCACGGCCGTCGGCTACCGCCTGCCCGTCCTCGAACTGCTCCGCACCGCCGACGAACAGCGCGCCGTCGGCCACCTGGGCCCCGACCTCCTCGGCCCCGACTGGGACCCCGGCCAGGCCCTGCGCAACCTCCTCACGGCCCCCGAGCGCGCCCTCGGCGAGGCCCTGCTCGACCAGCGCAACCTCGCGGGCATCGGCAACATCTACAAGAGCGAGCTGTGCTTCCTGCTCGGCGTCACCCCCTGGCTGCCGATCGGCGAACTCCCCGCCGACACGGCGGACCGGCTGCCCGCCCTCGCCAAGAAGCTGCTGGAAGCCAATCGCGACCGCCCCGACCGCACGACCACGGGCGTCCCCCGCCCCGGCCGACGGCTGTACGTGTACGGCCGGGCACCGCGCCCCTGTCTGCGCTGCGGCACCCCCGTACGGACGGCGGACCAGGGCGACGGCTCCCGCCAGCGCCCGACGTACTGGTGCCCGACCTGCCAGCGAGGACCGGCGCCCCGGCCCGGAAACCGCCCCACCCCCACCAATTGA
- a CDS encoding ATP-dependent helicase, with translation MARSAHSAPGAPGALDGFSPATRGWFAGAFSAPTSAQAGAWRAIAEGSDVLVVAPTGSGKTLAAFLAALDQLASSPPPADPKKRCRVLYVSPLKALAVDVERNLRSPLTGIRQESVRLGLPEPEVRVGIRSGDTPAAERRALATRPPDILITTPESLFLMLTSATRDALTGIETVILDEVHAVAGTKRGAHLALTLERLDALLKRPARRIGLSATVRPVDEVARYLSPQRRVEVVQPESGKEFDLSVVVPVEDLGELGGSPAADSDQGSDQGAERPSIWPHVEERITDLVQAHRSTIVFANSRRLAERLCNRLNEIAYERATGEPLPEDHSPAELMAESGAAKGAPPVLARAHHGSVSKEQRAQVEEDLKAGRLPAVVATSSLELGIDMGAVDLVVQVESPPSVASGLQRVGRAGHQVGAVSTGVVFPKYRGDLVQAAVVTERMRQGAIESLRVPANPLDVLAQQLVAMVALDAWQADDLLALVRRAAPFSALPESAFISVLDMLAGRYPSDAFAELRPRVVWDRVAGTVTGRPGAQRLAVTSGGTIPDRGLFGVFLAGADPKKGGGRVGELDEEMVYESRVGDVFTLGTSSWRIEDITRDRVLVSPAPGVPGRLPFWKGDQLGRPLELGRALGAFLREIGSLPQDDARERLRAAGLDTWAADNVLAYLAEQREACGHVPDDRTIVVERFRDELGDWRVVVHSPFGAQVHAPWALALGARLTERYGMDAQVMHADDGIVLRLPDADLMGLDLLDQEPVDVTVDSTFDPEQAPVGAADVTFDKGEVSQVVTDQVGGSALFAARFRECAARALLLPRRNPGKRTPLWQQRQRAAQLLEVTSEFGSFPIILEAVRECLQDVFDVPGLTELMGDIESRRVRLVEVTTPEPSPFARSLLFGYVAQFLYEGDSPLAERRAAALSLDSRLLAELLGQAELRELLDADVLTELERELQWRTEDRRVKDAEGVADLLRLLGPLTDAELAERGAEPAWAEDLAAARRAIRVRIAGADHWAAIEDAGRLRDALGTALPVGVPEAFTEPVKDPLGDLLGRYARTHGPFTSAGAAARFGLGAAVTEGALHRLAANGRVVQGEFHPAGIGQEWCDAAVLRRLRRRSLAALRQELEPVPPAALAQFLPQWQHLSSHGLRGVDGLVRAIEQLQGASVPASALEKLVLPSRVAGYAPALLDELTAAGEVLWAGAGSLPGKDGWVSLYLADAAPLLLPPAHPLELTALHQSVLDALSGGYGLFFRQIADQVRATTHPEATDPQLADVVWDLAWSGRLTNDTLAPMRSLLGSGRTAGSTAHRAKRAVPRGRYGSLTAAARPASRTGPPTVAGRWSLLPAREPDPTLRAHALARTLLDRHGVVTRGAVAAEGVEGGFSATYRILSAFEDNGQARRGYVVEGLGAAQFAMDGAVDRLRATATARERAGAGHTTDPQAVVLAAADPANAYGAALPWPDPPAEAGHKPGRKAGSLVVLVDGELTLYVERGGKTVLAWASSEADQDPRLLAAATSLASAAKAGALGTVTVERINGAPALTSPLAPLLEHTGFHATPRGLRVRA, from the coding sequence GGCCGAGCGCCGCGCCCTGGCCACCCGGCCGCCGGACATCCTGATCACGACCCCGGAGTCGCTGTTCCTGATGCTCACGTCCGCCACGCGGGACGCGCTGACGGGCATCGAGACGGTGATCCTCGACGAGGTGCACGCGGTCGCGGGCACCAAGCGCGGCGCGCATCTCGCGCTGACCCTGGAGCGGCTCGACGCGCTCCTGAAGCGCCCCGCCCGCCGGATCGGCCTGTCCGCCACGGTCCGCCCGGTGGACGAGGTGGCGCGCTATCTCTCGCCGCAGCGCAGGGTGGAGGTCGTCCAGCCCGAGTCGGGCAAGGAGTTCGACCTGTCGGTCGTCGTCCCGGTCGAGGACCTGGGCGAGCTGGGCGGCTCCCCGGCGGCGGACTCCGACCAGGGATCCGACCAGGGAGCGGAGCGCCCGTCCATCTGGCCGCACGTCGAGGAGCGCATCACCGACCTCGTCCAGGCCCACCGCTCGACGATCGTCTTCGCCAACTCCCGCCGCCTGGCCGAGCGCCTGTGCAACCGCCTCAACGAGATCGCGTACGAGCGGGCCACGGGCGAGCCCCTCCCCGAGGACCACTCCCCGGCGGAGCTGATGGCGGAGTCGGGCGCCGCCAAGGGCGCGCCCCCCGTCCTCGCCCGCGCCCACCACGGCTCGGTCTCCAAGGAGCAGCGCGCCCAGGTCGAGGAGGACCTGAAGGCGGGCCGCCTCCCCGCCGTGGTCGCCACCTCCAGCCTGGAGCTGGGCATCGACATGGGCGCCGTCGACCTGGTGGTGCAGGTCGAGTCGCCGCCGTCCGTGGCCTCCGGGCTCCAGCGCGTGGGCCGCGCGGGACACCAGGTGGGCGCGGTCTCCACCGGAGTCGTCTTCCCGAAGTACCGGGGTGACCTGGTCCAGGCCGCCGTCGTCACGGAGCGGATGCGCCAGGGCGCCATCGAGTCCCTGCGCGTCCCGGCGAACCCGCTGGACGTGCTGGCCCAACAGCTGGTCGCGATGGTGGCCCTGGACGCCTGGCAGGCGGACGACCTCCTGGCCCTGGTCCGCCGTGCCGCGCCGTTCAGCGCGCTGCCCGAGTCGGCGTTCATCTCGGTCCTGGACATGCTCGCCGGGCGGTATCCCTCCGACGCGTTCGCGGAGCTGCGCCCGCGCGTGGTGTGGGACCGGGTCGCGGGCACGGTCACCGGCCGCCCCGGGGCACAGCGCCTCGCGGTGACCTCCGGGGGCACGATTCCCGACCGGGGCCTCTTCGGGGTCTTCCTCGCGGGCGCCGACCCGAAGAAGGGCGGCGGCCGCGTGGGCGAGCTCGACGAGGAGATGGTCTACGAATCGCGCGTGGGCGACGTCTTCACGCTGGGCACCAGCTCCTGGCGCATCGAGGACATCACGCGCGACCGCGTCCTGGTGTCCCCCGCGCCCGGCGTCCCCGGCCGGCTGCCGTTCTGGAAGGGCGACCAGCTGGGCCGCCCGCTCGAACTGGGGCGCGCCCTGGGCGCGTTCCTGCGCGAGATCGGCTCGCTGCCGCAGGACGACGCGCGCGAGCGCCTCCGGGCGGCGGGCCTCGACACCTGGGCCGCGGACAACGTACTGGCGTACCTCGCCGAGCAGCGCGAGGCCTGCGGGCACGTCCCGGACGACCGCACGATCGTGGTCGAGCGGTTCCGCGACGAGCTGGGCGACTGGCGGGTCGTCGTGCACTCGCCGTTCGGCGCGCAGGTGCACGCGCCCTGGGCCCTCGCGCTCGGTGCCCGCCTCACCGAGCGGTACGGCATGGACGCCCAGGTGATGCACGCCGACGACGGCATCGTGCTGCGCCTGCCGGACGCCGATCTGATGGGCCTCGACCTGCTCGACCAGGAGCCGGTGGACGTCACCGTGGACTCGACGTTCGACCCCGAGCAGGCCCCGGTCGGCGCGGCGGACGTCACCTTCGACAAGGGCGAGGTCAGCCAGGTCGTCACCGATCAGGTGGGCGGCTCGGCGCTGTTCGCGGCGCGCTTCCGCGAGTGCGCCGCCCGCGCGCTGCTGCTGCCGCGCCGCAACCCCGGCAAGCGCACCCCCCTGTGGCAGCAGCGGCAGCGCGCCGCCCAGCTCCTGGAGGTCACCAGCGAGTTCGGCTCCTTCCCGATCATCCTGGAGGCCGTCAGGGAGTGCCTCCAGGACGTCTTCGACGTCCCGGGCCTCACGGAGCTGATGGGCGACATCGAGTCCCGCCGCGTCCGGCTCGTGGAGGTCACCACCCCGGAGCCGTCCCCGTTCGCCCGCTCCCTGCTGTTCGGGTACGTCGCCCAGTTCCTGTACGAGGGCGACTCGCCCCTCGCCGAGCGCCGCGCGGCCGCCCTGTCCCTCGACTCCCGTCTCCTCGCCGAGCTCCTGGGCCAGGCCGAGCTGCGCGAACTGCTCGACGCGGACGTGCTCACCGAGCTGGAGCGCGAGCTCCAGTGGCGCACGGAGGACCGCCGCGTCAAGGACGCCGAGGGCGTCGCCGACCTGCTGCGCCTGCTCGGCCCGCTCACGGACGCCGAGCTGGCCGAGCGGGGTGCGGAGCCCGCCTGGGCGGAGGACCTCGCTGCGGCCCGCCGCGCCATCCGGGTCCGGATCGCCGGGGCCGACCACTGGGCGGCCATCGAGGACGCGGGCCGCCTGCGCGACGCCCTGGGCACGGCCTTGCCGGTCGGCGTCCCCGAGGCTTTCACCGAGCCCGTGAAGGACCCCCTCGGCGACCTCCTCGGGCGCTATGCCCGCACCCACGGCCCGTTCACCTCCGCCGGGGCCGCCGCTCGCTTCGGCCTCGGCGCCGCCGTCACGGAGGGCGCGCTGCACCGCCTCGCGGCGAACGGCCGCGTCGTCCAGGGCGAGTTCCACCCGGCGGGCATCGGCCAGGAGTGGTGCGACGCGGCCGTGCTGCGCCGGCTGCGCCGCCGCTCCCTCGCCGCGCTCCGCCAGGAGCTGGAGCCGGTGCCTCCGGCCGCGCTCGCCCAGTTCCTGCCGCAGTGGCAGCACCTGAGCAGCCACGGCCTGCGGGGCGTCGACGGCCTCGTCCGCGCGATCGAGCAGCTCCAGGGCGCGTCCGTGCCCGCTTCGGCCCTGGAGAAGCTCGTCCTGCCCTCCCGAGTGGCGGGATACGCCCCGGCGCTGCTCGACGAACTCACCGCCGCCGGAGAGGTGCTGTGGGCCGGAGCGGGGTCCCTTCCGGGCAAGGACGGCTGGGTCTCGCTCTATCTGGCCGACGCCGCTCCCCTCCTCCTGCCGCCCGCGCACCCCCTGGAGCTCACCGCGCTCCACCAATCCGTCCTGGACGCGCTCTCCGGGGGGTACGGCCTGTTCTTCCGGCAGATCGCCGACCAGGTCCGCGCCACCACGCACCCCGAGGCCACCGACCCCCAGCTGGCCGACGTGGTGTGGGACCTGGCCTGGTCGGGCCGGCTCACGAACGACACGCTCGCCCCCATGCGCTCCCTCCTGGGCTCGGGCCGTACGGCGGGGTCCACGGCCCACCGTGCGAAACGCGCCGTCCCGCGCGGGCGCTACGGCAGCCTGACCGCCGCCGCCCGCCCCGCCTCCCGCACGGGCCCGCCGACCGTCGCGGGCCGCTGGTCGCTGCTGCCCGCCCGTGAGCCCGACCCGACCCTGCGCGCCCACGCCCTGGCCCGCACGCTGCTCGACCGGCACGGCGTGGTGACCCGGGGCGCGGTCGCCGCCGAGGGCGTCGAGGGCGGCTTCTCGGCGACGTACCGGATCCTGTCGGCCTTCGAGGACAACGGCCAGGCCCGTCGCGGGTACGTGGTGGAGGGGCTCGGCGCGGCCCAGTTCGCCATGGACGGCGCCGTGGACCGGCTGCGCGCCACGGCCACCGCGCGGGAGCGCGCGGGCGCCGGGCACACCACCGACCCCCAGGCGGTCGTCCTGGCGGCCGCCGACCCGGCGAACGCGTACGGGGCCGCGCTGCCCTGGCCCGACCCCCCGGCCGAAGCCGGTCACAAGCCGGGCCGCAAGGCGGGCTCCCTGGTCGTCCTGGTCGACGGCGAGCTGACGCTGTACGTGGAGCGCGGCGGCAAGACCGTCCTGGCCTGGGCGTCGTCCGAGGCCGACCAGGACCCCAGGCTCCTCGCGGCCGCGACATCGCTGGCCTCGGCCGCCAAGGCGGGCGCGCTCGGCACGGTCACCGTGGAGCGCATCAACGGCGCCCCCGCCCTGACCTCCCCCCTGGCCCCCCTCCTGGAGCACACCGGCTTCCACGCCACCCCGAGAGGCCTCCGCGTGCGCGCCTGA